Genomic segment of Methanolobus mangrovi:
CTACATTCTCGATCCTTATCATCTGGGTGAGTTCTTTACCTTTTTCAGGCATTGTAGGATCATTCTTTATGTTGGCAATATCAAGTTTTGCTCTTCCCTTTGCATCAAAACCAATGGTCTCAACTGAGCTGATATCAAGATTTTCGGTATCATCAACCGCAATTATAGAAACAGGTATGTTGTAGGATGTTATCTCTGCATCTTTTCCAAGGCTTAGCTCAAAAGTTATCTGTTCTTCTTCACCTGCATCCAATGTGTGGATAAATGCAGTATTGTCCTTTACAGCCACAAGGGAAGGAACATCATCCAGCAGGAGAGTTATTCGTATGTTCTTGGCATTACCGCTTCCAACGCTTGCAACGGTCGTATTCAGGAAAAATGAGTCTCCCGGAGATATTCCTGATTGTGAAAAAGAAGAGTTCATAAGTGCTATGGCCGGAGTTCCTTCAACTTTGATGGATATCGTTCTTGTAACAAATATGTCATTGCCATCAGAAAGCCTGAAAGTTACGTGGTAGGTTCCAGTCCTGGCTTTCGGGTCGATGAGGAAGTTATAATTAATCTCTACGTTTCCATTGGAACTTATCCTGTCAATCCTGAAACTATTATTGGAGATGCTCTTTACACCATACTCCTTTTCAGAGAATCTCAATATAAGGGGGAATTGGTTCTCAACATCAAGAATGATATTGGCGGCTGTAGTGTCATCATAATTGGCCACACTCACTTTAACAAGCAGTTCCTCTCCTGGTCTTACAGGCTGCGGAGATACTTCCGCAGCGAGTATGTCAAGCTTATCAGTCCTCACCTGCTCCAGGGCTATGGCCGGGAATGACATAAACAAAATACAGACCAAGGTCACAACTGCAAACCATCTATAATGTCTTTTGATGACTATTGGAACTCCCCCACCACAATATAACTTCACTTCTTTATACTATAAGTTGAGCACAGGCTGACTTATACTTTTTGTATCAATATATGTATCAGTGTCTTTTCCAGTACCTGTAGCAGTAAATTCCTGTTGCAGGAAGGAAGGAGAGCAGGCATAGCAGATATACTGTTCCGGATACCGTCAGCCCTAGAAGTGGATTGGGTGTCAGAGGCCACAGTGGTCTTATGTCGGTATAAAGGAATGAATCAAGGAGTACATGGCTCCATGTTCCTATAAGTGATCCTATTATCATTGAAAGGAAGGAATAGGTCTGTTCAATTTCAAATTTATAAGTGAGCTTTTGCAACCATAGTCTTTGTGAAAATAGCAGCCATGCAAGCAGAAAAGCGACCACTGCTGCACTCAGGAAAGTATGAAATGGTCCGTGCAGGGGTCGGCAGCCAGTAAAAAGACAATAAGTAGCTCTCACATCAACAATTATACTTCCCAGAAGAAGAGAAAAAAGGTTGGCCCTTTTCTCGAAGATCTCTCCGAGCAAAAAGGCCGGTCCCAGATGAAACGGTGTGAAAGGCATTCAAGATCAGCTTATCTGACCGTAGGGACTTTCCTCATAATATCGAAGGAATTCTTCTGAAGAGACAGTGGCTTCGGATTCAGAGCCAAAAAGGAGGCTTGAAAGAGATGGTTTGTTCATGTAAACGATAGTTGGCTCTCCCTTTATGCCACCAATCTCTGCTGCCCTGTCAATTGAATCGTAAAGGTTACCGAATTCATCCACCAGGCCAAGTTCCTTTGCTTCTCTTCCGGTGTATATTCTGCCATCTGCAAGGGCTTTTACCTCACTGGTGCTCATGTCCCTGCCTTCGGCGACATCCCTTACGAAATTTCCGTAAACTTCTGCAACGACCTTATTGGCATATTCTTTCTCATCATCGGAAAGGCCTCTCCAGGCTCCTCCCATATCCTTGAACTCTCCGGATTTTACGATGTAGAATTCAACTCCTTCGTCACTATAATATGCAGAAAGGTTCTGGAATGTCCATATGGTTCCAATGCTTCCTGTCATGGTCGAAGGATTGGCAATTATAAGGTCTGCAGGTGCAGAAAGGTGATAGGCTGCGCTTGCTGCCACATCTCCCATGGATATGATGACAGGTACTCCGCTGTCACTTGCTTTCTTGACTT
This window contains:
- a CDS encoding COG1361 S-layer family protein, which translates into the protein MSFPAIALEQVRTDKLDILAAEVSPQPVRPGEELLVKVSVANYDDTTAANIILDVENQFPLILRFSEKEYGVKSISNNSFRIDRISSNGNVEINYNFLIDPKARTGTYHVTFRLSDGNDIFVTRTISIKVEGTPAIALMNSSFSQSGISPGDSFFLNTTVASVGSGNAKNIRITLLLDDVPSLVAVKDNTAFIHTLDAGEEEQITFELSLGKDAEITSYNIPVSIIAVDDTENLDISSVETIGFDAKGRAKLDIANIKNDPTMPEKGKELTQMIRIENVGEGEARSVKVSIVDLDVSGTKEAFIGKLDANDDAPATFSFIPRKSGDQEYTALIEYEDDFGKHSIEHKLTMSVKGSSPYQILLGIIVLFVVVFGTFTLKKHFKKETEE
- a CDS encoding metal-dependent hydrolase, yielding MPFTPFHLGPAFLLGEIFEKRANLFSLLLGSIIVDVRATYCLFTGCRPLHGPFHTFLSAAVVAFLLAWLLFSQRLWLQKLTYKFEIEQTYSFLSMIIGSLIGTWSHVLLDSFLYTDIRPLWPLTPNPLLGLTVSGTVYLLCLLSFLPATGIYCYRYWKRH